A genomic stretch from Caballeronia sp. LZ062 includes:
- the cobM gene encoding precorrin-4 C(11)-methyltransferase yields MTVYFIGAGPGDPELITVKGQRLIRTCPVILYAGSLVPEGVLEGHCAHRVVNTAELDLDAIVALLQQAHANGEDVARVHSGDPSLYGAIGEQIRRIEILGIPYEVVPGVTATAASAAALGRELTLPGISQTVILTRYAAKTSMPPGESLADLARHRATLAIHLGVRHIERIVADLLPYYGEDCPVAVIFRASWPDEERVQGTLADIAVKVRAAGMERTALILVGHVLDAHGFADSTLYAKD; encoded by the coding sequence ATGACCGTCTATTTCATCGGCGCGGGACCGGGCGATCCGGAACTCATCACCGTCAAAGGGCAAAGGCTGATTCGCACGTGCCCCGTGATTCTCTACGCGGGATCGCTCGTGCCGGAAGGCGTGCTCGAAGGGCATTGCGCGCATCGCGTGGTGAACACGGCGGAACTCGATCTCGATGCCATCGTCGCGTTGTTGCAGCAGGCGCACGCGAATGGTGAGGACGTCGCGCGCGTGCATTCGGGCGATCCGTCGCTGTATGGCGCTATCGGGGAGCAGATACGCCGAATCGAAATACTCGGGATTCCTTATGAAGTCGTGCCGGGTGTGACCGCGACGGCGGCATCCGCAGCCGCGCTCGGACGCGAGCTGACGTTGCCCGGCATCTCCCAGACGGTGATCCTCACGCGCTATGCAGCGAAGACGTCGATGCCGCCCGGCGAGTCGCTTGCGGACCTCGCGCGTCATCGCGCGACGCTTGCCATTCATCTCGGCGTGCGGCATATCGAGCGCATCGTTGCCGACCTGCTGCCGTATTACGGCGAGGACTGTCCCGTCGCGGTGATTTTCCGCGCGAGCTGGCCGGATGAAGAACGCGTGCAAGGCACGCTTGCCGATATTGCGGTGAAAGTGCGCGCGGCGGGCATGGAGCGCACCGCGCTCATTCTTGTGGGCCACGTGCTCGATGCCCACGGTTTCGCCGATTCGACGCTCTACGCGAAAGACTAA
- a CDS encoding ethanolamine ammonia-lyase subunit EutB, with the protein MTYQASIGVRRYRFDDLKTLLGRASPQRSGDELAGVAAATEEERVAAKIALADVPLRAFLDEPLIPYEADEVTRLIVDTHDAAAFAPIAHLTVGELREWLLFDATDTAALEAVQMGLTPEMAAAVSKLMRNQDLILAARKRPVVTRFRTTIGLPGRLSVRLQPNHPTDDPKGIAASILDGLFYGCGDAVIGVNPASDSPADITALLTMMDDFRQRYDVPMQSCVLTHVTNTLAAIEHGAPVDLVFQSIAGTERANASFGVSLALLQEAHDAAQSLARGTVGNNVMYFETGQGSALSANAHHGVDQQTCEARAYAVARHFRPLLTNTVVGFIGPEYLYDGRQIIRAGLEDHFCGKLLGVPMGCDICYTNHAQADQDDMDTLLTLLGVANVNFIMGVPGADDVMLNYQSTSFHDALYVRRVLNLKRAPEFEAWLANMRVTDAHGGLISHSARADGQPLLDWIDS; encoded by the coding sequence ATGACTTATCAGGCAAGCATCGGCGTGCGCCGCTACCGTTTCGACGATCTGAAGACGCTACTCGGCCGCGCGAGCCCGCAGCGTTCCGGCGACGAACTGGCAGGCGTCGCCGCGGCCACGGAAGAAGAACGCGTCGCCGCGAAAATCGCGCTTGCGGACGTGCCGTTGCGCGCGTTCCTCGACGAGCCGCTCATTCCCTATGAAGCGGACGAAGTCACGCGGCTGATCGTCGATACTCACGACGCGGCTGCTTTCGCGCCGATTGCCCATCTGACGGTCGGCGAGTTGCGCGAATGGCTGCTCTTCGACGCGACGGACACGGCCGCGCTCGAAGCCGTGCAGATGGGTCTGACGCCCGAAATGGCCGCCGCCGTCTCCAAGCTCATGCGCAACCAGGACCTGATTCTCGCCGCGAGAAAGCGCCCTGTCGTCACGCGCTTTCGCACGACCATCGGTTTGCCCGGACGGCTGTCCGTGCGCCTCCAGCCGAATCACCCGACCGACGATCCGAAAGGCATTGCCGCGTCCATCCTCGACGGCCTCTTCTACGGCTGCGGCGACGCCGTCATCGGCGTGAATCCGGCCTCGGATTCGCCTGCGGACATCACCGCGCTGCTCACAATGATGGACGACTTCCGCCAGCGCTACGACGTCCCGATGCAGTCGTGCGTCCTCACGCACGTCACGAACACGCTCGCGGCGATCGAACATGGCGCGCCCGTCGATCTCGTGTTTCAGTCGATTGCGGGCACCGAGCGCGCCAACGCCAGCTTCGGCGTGTCGCTCGCGCTGTTGCAGGAAGCGCACGACGCGGCGCAGTCGCTCGCACGGGGAACCGTCGGCAACAACGTCATGTACTTCGAAACGGGTCAGGGCAGCGCGCTGTCCGCGAACGCGCATCACGGCGTGGATCAGCAGACGTGCGAGGCGCGCGCCTACGCGGTCGCGCGCCATTTCCGTCCGCTTCTGACGAACACCGTGGTCGGATTCATCGGGCCGGAGTATCTATACGACGGGCGCCAAATCATTCGCGCCGGCCTCGAAGATCACTTCTGCGGCAAGCTGCTCGGCGTGCCGATGGGTTGCGACATCTGCTACACGAATCACGCGCAAGCGGACCAGGACGATATGGATACGCTACTGACGCTGCTCGGCGTCGCGAACGTCAACTTCATCATGGGCGTGCCCGGCGCGGATGACGTGATGCTCAACTATCAGAGCACGTCCTTTCATGACGCGTTGTACGTGCGCCGCGTGCTGAACCTGAAGCGCGCGCCCGAATTCGAAGCCTGGCTCGCGAACATGCGCGTCACGGATGCGCACGGCGGGCTGATTTCCCATTCCGCACGCGCCGATGGACAACCGCTGCTCGACTGGATCGACTCATGA
- the cydB gene encoding cytochrome d ubiquinol oxidase subunit II: MDLTLAWAAIIALGLLMYVVLDGFDLGIGILFPFFPDQHDRDVMMNTVAPVWDGNETWLVLGGAGLFAAFPMVYSTVLSALYLPLVLMLVCLIFRGVSFEIRAKASRTKPMWDLAFIGGSAGATFFQGVALGAFLDGIPVADGRFSGDAFGWFTPFSMFTGGALVVTYALLGACWLIAKTEGDLQRRMYRVVWPLTLLQLATIAVVSVWTPLLDASIASRWFDSPLFYRMLPAPVLVVACAWAMRRSIASRHEKRPFAVALGFVVLGYAGLVASISPHDIFPGVSIWDAASPRSSQLFTIVGAAVILPVIIAYTTLGYWVFRGKVRHGEHHYH; the protein is encoded by the coding sequence ATGGACCTCACACTCGCCTGGGCCGCGATCATCGCGCTCGGTCTCCTGATGTATGTGGTGCTCGACGGCTTCGACCTCGGCATCGGCATTCTCTTTCCGTTCTTTCCGGACCAGCACGATCGCGACGTGATGATGAACACCGTCGCGCCCGTCTGGGACGGCAACGAGACGTGGCTCGTGCTCGGCGGCGCAGGCCTCTTCGCCGCGTTCCCGATGGTCTATTCCACCGTGCTCTCGGCGCTTTATCTGCCGCTCGTGCTCATGCTCGTGTGCCTGATTTTCCGGGGCGTGTCGTTCGAGATCCGTGCGAAGGCGTCGCGTACCAAGCCGATGTGGGACCTCGCGTTCATCGGCGGCTCGGCGGGCGCGACCTTCTTTCAGGGCGTGGCGCTCGGCGCGTTTCTCGACGGCATTCCGGTCGCGGACGGTCGCTTTTCCGGCGATGCCTTCGGCTGGTTCACGCCGTTTTCCATGTTCACAGGCGGCGCGCTCGTCGTCACGTATGCGCTGCTCGGCGCATGTTGGCTGATCGCGAAGACCGAAGGTGACTTGCAGCGGCGCATGTATCGCGTGGTCTGGCCGCTGACGCTGCTGCAACTCGCGACGATTGCCGTCGTGAGCGTGTGGACGCCGTTGCTCGATGCGAGCATCGCGTCGCGCTGGTTCGATTCGCCGCTGTTTTATCGCATGTTGCCGGCGCCCGTATTGGTCGTGGCATGCGCCTGGGCGATGCGTCGATCGATTGCATCGCGCCACGAGAAGCGGCCGTTCGCCGTCGCGCTCGGATTCGTCGTGCTCGGCTATGCGGGACTGGTCGCGAGCATTTCGCCGCACGATATTTTTCCCGGCGTCTCGATCTGGGATGCGGCTTCCCCACGGTCGAGCCAGCTATTTACGATTGTCGGTGCGGCGGTGATCCTGCCGGTCATCATCGCGTACACGACGCTGGGGTATTGGGTATTCAGAGGAAAGGTGCGCCATGGCGAACATCACTACCACTGA
- a CDS encoding DUF1328 domain-containing protein, with translation MLKLAILFAVISVIAGFFGFGRVSSGAAGIAKICFFIFLVLFVIFLVVAISAGSLVL, from the coding sequence ATGCTCAAACTTGCCATCCTCTTCGCGGTCATTTCGGTGATTGCCGGCTTCTTTGGCTTCGGCCGCGTGTCGTCGGGCGCGGCAGGCATCGCGAAGATCTGCTTTTTCATCTTCCTCGTCCTGTTCGTCATCTTTCTGGTCGTTGCGATTTCGGCGGGCTCGCTCGTGCTCTAG
- the eutC gene encoding ethanolamine ammonia-lyase subunit EutC codes for MTDDATRRAAEADPWDALRRFTNARIALGRAGSSLPTAPLLAFQLAHAQARDAVHQPLDTASLAEAVRAAGFVTLEVASAAPDREHYLRRPDLGRMLDDAGAERLAAFASEGSETPDVVFVAADGLSAFAAQRHAAPLLSTLRAMLDGWIIGPVVIATQARVALGDCIGELLRARIVVVMIGERPGLSSPDSLGLYVTYAPRAGRSDAERNCISNVRPESLGYDAAAFKLHWLLSEARRLKLTGVGLKDHSGGLPAPADARRIEGSS; via the coding sequence ATGACGGACGACGCCACCCGCCGCGCGGCCGAAGCGGACCCTTGGGACGCGCTGCGGCGTTTCACGAACGCGCGCATCGCGCTCGGCCGCGCCGGCAGCAGCCTGCCGACTGCACCCTTGCTCGCATTTCAGCTAGCGCATGCGCAGGCGCGGGACGCGGTACATCAGCCGCTCGACACGGCTTCGCTCGCCGAAGCGGTGCGCGCGGCCGGATTCGTCACGCTGGAAGTAGCGAGCGCCGCGCCGGATCGCGAGCACTATCTACGTCGGCCGGATCTGGGCCGTATGCTCGACGACGCCGGCGCCGAGCGGCTCGCGGCCTTCGCCAGCGAGGGCAGCGAAACGCCCGACGTCGTGTTCGTGGCCGCCGACGGCTTGTCGGCGTTCGCCGCCCAGCGCCACGCCGCGCCGCTGCTGTCGACACTGCGCGCGATGCTCGACGGCTGGATTATCGGCCCGGTCGTCATCGCGACGCAGGCGCGCGTCGCGCTGGGCGATTGCATCGGTGAGCTTTTACGGGCGCGGATTGTCGTCGTGATGATCGGCGAGCGGCCGGGTCTGAGTTCGCCCGACAGCCTCGGGTTGTACGTGACCTACGCACCGCGCGCCGGACGCAGCGACGCCGAGCGCAATTGCATCTCGAACGTGCGCCCTGAAAGCCTCGGTTACGATGCCGCCGCCTTCAAGCTGCACTGGCTGCTGAGCGAAGCGCGACGGCTGAAGCTGACGGGCGTCGGGTTGAAGGACCATAGCGGAGGACTGCCGGCACCGGCGGACGCGAGGCGGATCGAAGGAAGCAGTTAG
- a CDS encoding permease → MTTLRQPRVALGWLVFLLIAVAGLYYVKWFPYYNRAFVAASQHSIGKSILMGVSASAPQPSWHAALDYAMAYGKAIWQAMVLGLLLGSAVQALIPPQWVARALGQHSFGSVINGGLMSLPGMMCTCCAAPVVAGLRARQAAPGAAIAFWLGNTVLNPAALVFMGFVLGWQWTGLRLVLGVLMVFGLGYAVNRMVTPAQAAASREALAQLIEEDEPGTAFSRWIKILGRMTLRLVPEYIVLVLLLGAARAWLFPHIGPDIDNGVLWIVAFAVAGTLFVIPTAGEVPIIQAMLSLGMAAGPAGALLMTLPPVSVPSMAMLARSFPAKVLAFVAGAVVVFGVVAGTIAATLF, encoded by the coding sequence ATGACCACGCTTCGACAACCCCGCGTCGCGCTCGGCTGGCTGGTGTTCCTGCTGATCGCCGTCGCGGGCCTCTACTATGTGAAATGGTTTCCGTACTACAACCGCGCGTTCGTCGCGGCGAGCCAGCATTCCATCGGCAAGTCCATTCTGATGGGCGTGTCCGCAAGCGCGCCGCAGCCCTCGTGGCACGCGGCGCTCGACTACGCGATGGCCTACGGTAAGGCGATCTGGCAGGCGATGGTGCTCGGTCTCTTGCTCGGCTCGGCGGTGCAGGCGCTGATTCCGCCGCAGTGGGTCGCGCGTGCCCTCGGCCAGCACAGCTTCGGCAGTGTCATCAACGGCGGGCTGATGTCCTTGCCCGGCATGATGTGCACGTGTTGCGCGGCGCCGGTCGTCGCGGGACTGCGGGCGCGTCAGGCGGCGCCGGGTGCGGCGATCGCGTTCTGGCTCGGCAACACCGTGCTGAATCCGGCGGCGCTCGTCTTCATGGGCTTCGTGCTCGGCTGGCAGTGGACCGGCTTGCGTCTCGTGCTAGGCGTCCTGATGGTCTTCGGCCTCGGCTACGCGGTGAACCGGATGGTGACGCCCGCACAGGCGGCGGCATCGCGCGAGGCGCTGGCGCAGCTCATCGAGGAAGACGAGCCGGGCACGGCGTTTTCGCGCTGGATCAAGATTCTCGGCCGCATGACGCTGCGGCTCGTGCCGGAGTACATCGTGCTGGTGCTGCTGCTCGGCGCGGCGCGCGCGTGGCTCTTTCCGCACATCGGGCCCGATATCGATAACGGCGTGCTGTGGATCGTCGCGTTCGCCGTCGCCGGGACGCTCTTCGTCATTCCGACGGCGGGCGAAGTACCCATCATCCAGGCGATGCTGTCGCTCGGCATGGCAGCCGGACCGGCGGGCGCGCTCCTGATGACGCTGCCGCCCGTGAGCGTACCGTCGATGGCGATGCTCGCCCGCTCGTTTCCAGCGAAAGTGCTGGCGTTCGTGGCGGGGGCGGTGGTGGTGTTCGGCGTCGTCGCAGGCACGATTGCGGCGACGCTCTTCTGA
- a CDS encoding OpgC domain-containing protein, translating into MSGKSQRLVELDFFRGLVLLIIVVDHIGGSVLSHFTLHAFALNDAAEVFVFLGGFATATAYVSLSERRSERAAQLRFVRRAFEIYRAFLITAALMLVATFLLRPFYGHAPNLVLHDLDTLTAAPVTSIAQILTFERQPYLSAVLPMYALFALSVPFVLPLARTKPWLLLGLSLALWSFAPGIGEFMPSVDDNLWDFNPAAWQLMFTLGVLARCQPVYQRVASHRLGWAVSAAALAVIVGMAYYKLLVLPPVLESAFKRDLAGARVVNFLAIAWIATNLARYGVVKAIASRLPWVGAVGRDGMACFIAGAGISLVVDSILFTLTDGLVNVPAGVAADAIAITALLAVPRVRQPVANWLGLRPRVPAAAAAVAAADNPVRGMR; encoded by the coding sequence ATGTCCGGAAAATCACAACGCCTCGTCGAGCTCGACTTCTTCCGGGGGCTCGTTCTGTTGATCATTGTCGTCGATCACATCGGCGGCAGCGTGCTGTCGCACTTCACGCTGCACGCCTTCGCGCTGAACGATGCCGCCGAGGTCTTCGTGTTCCTCGGCGGATTCGCTACCGCAACCGCTTACGTGTCGCTCTCCGAGCGTCGCTCTGAGCGCGCCGCACAGCTGCGCTTCGTCCGTCGCGCGTTCGAGATCTACCGCGCGTTTTTGATCACCGCCGCGCTGATGCTCGTCGCTACGTTTTTACTGCGTCCGTTTTATGGCCATGCGCCGAATCTCGTGCTGCACGACCTGGACACGCTGACGGCCGCGCCCGTGACGTCGATTGCTCAGATTCTGACGTTCGAGCGCCAGCCGTATCTGTCCGCCGTCCTGCCGATGTACGCGCTCTTCGCGCTGTCCGTTCCGTTCGTCTTGCCGCTCGCGCGCACGAAGCCGTGGCTGTTGCTCGGGCTGAGCCTGGCGTTGTGGTCGTTCGCGCCGGGCATCGGCGAATTCATGCCGTCCGTCGATGACAATCTCTGGGACTTCAATCCCGCAGCGTGGCAACTGATGTTCACGCTCGGCGTGCTCGCCCGCTGTCAGCCGGTCTATCAGCGGGTGGCGTCGCATCGCCTCGGCTGGGCCGTCAGCGCGGCCGCGCTCGCGGTGATCGTCGGCATGGCGTATTACAAGCTCCTCGTGCTGCCGCCCGTGCTGGAAAGCGCATTCAAGCGGGACCTGGCGGGCGCGCGCGTCGTCAATTTCCTTGCGATTGCGTGGATCGCGACGAACCTCGCGCGCTACGGCGTGGTGAAGGCGATTGCGAGCCGCCTTCCTTGGGTCGGCGCGGTAGGGCGGGACGGCATGGCGTGCTTCATCGCGGGCGCGGGGATCTCGCTCGTGGTCGATTCGATTCTCTTCACGCTTACGGACGGCCTCGTGAATGTGCCGGCCGGCGTAGCGGCGGACGCCATCGCGATAACGGCGCTGCTTGCCGTGCCGCGAGTGCGCCAGCCGGTCGCGAACTGGCTGGGTCTGCGGCCGCGTGTTCCGGCGGCAGCGGCTGCGGTTGCTGCGGCAGACAATCCCGTGCGCGGCATGCGTTGA
- the mnmH gene encoding tRNA 2-selenouridine(34) synthase MnmH, with the protein MKNLLVSIDRLQDFDEIVDVRTPLEFAEDHIPGAINAPVLENEERVIVGTMYKQVSPFEATRVGAAMVARNIARHLDTLFADRPRNWRPLIYCWRGGKRSGSMTTWFNMIGWQARQLDGGYKSYRRDVLQALTALPGQFRFIALIGHTGSGKTRLLNALAQAGAQVLDLEGLAAHRGSLLGALPGHPQPSQKAFDSALVHALRGFDPAKPVFIEAEGRRIGALSTPDSLLDSLHAAACVEIEARREDRIAFLLQDYAHLFDEPAFFKAQLSKLVALHSRERVEHWHQLIDEGERAALFAELIDRHYDPAYGRSSRALYTQLPHAAHMLFRPNDADSVDQAKALLAQLSETSPALG; encoded by the coding sequence GTGAAAAATCTCCTCGTTTCGATCGACCGTCTTCAGGATTTCGATGAGATCGTCGATGTCCGCACGCCGCTCGAATTCGCCGAGGATCACATTCCGGGCGCAATCAACGCGCCGGTGCTCGAAAACGAAGAGCGCGTGATCGTCGGCACCATGTACAAACAGGTGTCGCCGTTCGAGGCCACGCGCGTCGGCGCGGCCATGGTCGCGCGCAATATCGCCCGTCATCTCGATACGCTCTTTGCCGACCGGCCGCGCAACTGGCGCCCGCTCATTTATTGCTGGCGCGGCGGGAAGCGCTCCGGCTCCATGACGACGTGGTTCAACATGATCGGCTGGCAGGCGCGTCAGCTCGATGGCGGCTACAAGAGTTATCGGCGCGATGTGCTTCAGGCACTCACGGCGCTGCCGGGGCAATTCCGCTTCATCGCGCTGATCGGCCACACGGGCAGCGGCAAGACGCGGCTCTTGAACGCGCTCGCGCAAGCCGGCGCACAGGTGCTGGACCTCGAAGGGCTCGCCGCGCACCGCGGCTCGCTGCTCGGCGCGTTGCCAGGACACCCGCAGCCATCGCAGAAGGCGTTCGATTCAGCGCTCGTCCACGCGTTGCGCGGCTTCGATCCGGCGAAGCCCGTTTTCATCGAGGCGGAAGGGCGGCGCATCGGCGCGCTGTCCACGCCGGACTCGCTGCTCGACAGCCTGCATGCGGCCGCGTGCGTGGAAATCGAAGCGCGCCGCGAGGACCGCATCGCGTTCCTGTTGCAGGACTACGCGCACCTTTTCGACGAGCCCGCGTTCTTCAAGGCACAGTTGTCGAAGCTCGTCGCGCTGCATAGTCGCGAGCGCGTGGAGCACTGGCATCAACTGATCGATGAAGGCGAGCGCGCCGCGCTTTTCGCCGAACTGATCGACCGGCATTACGATCCGGCGTACGGCCGCAGCAGCCGCGCGCTGTACACGCAGTTGCCGCACGCGGCGCATATGCTGTTTCGCCCGAACGACGCCGACAGCGTCGATCAGGCGAAGGCGCTGCTCGCGCAGTTGTCCGAGACGTCGCCTGCGCTCGGCTGA
- a CDS encoding cytochrome ubiquinol oxidase subunit I, whose translation MQSTPEALDLARIQFAFTVSFHIIFPALSIGLASFIAVLEGAWLKTGKPVYKELCLFWSKVFAVAFGMGVVSGVVMAYEFGTNWGGFSSFAGPVTGPLLTYEVMTAFFLEAGFLGIMLFGWNKVGPKAHFGATLMVAIGTLISTFWILASNSWMQTPQGFRIEGDHVVPVDWFAIIFNPSFPYRLAHMAIAAFIVAALVVAATGAWHLLKGRRDPAIKKTFSMALWLLLALTPIQAFVGDAHGLNTREYQPAKIAAIEGIWDTEKGGTALNVFGIPDMQAETTKYAVQIPHLGSLILTHSWDGEIRGLKSFPKDQRPNSTIVFWSFRVMAGLGVLMILMSVAGWLLHRKRKLFDARWFHRFALFMGPTGFITLLAGWVTTEAGRQPWVVYGVMRTADAVSPVTAQQVGVSLLAFVVVYTIVFGTGIYYLLKLLRHGPALPGETPHTPGFSEGTARRPLSLPSQSIEGA comes from the coding sequence ATGCAATCGACTCCTGAAGCACTCGATCTGGCGCGAATACAGTTCGCGTTCACCGTATCGTTTCATATCATCTTTCCGGCGCTTTCCATCGGGCTCGCGAGCTTCATCGCCGTGCTCGAAGGCGCGTGGCTCAAAACCGGCAAGCCGGTCTACAAGGAACTGTGTCTCTTCTGGTCGAAGGTCTTCGCGGTCGCCTTCGGCATGGGCGTGGTGTCGGGCGTCGTCATGGCCTACGAATTCGGCACCAACTGGGGCGGGTTCTCCAGTTTCGCCGGTCCGGTCACCGGCCCGCTTCTGACCTACGAAGTGATGACCGCGTTCTTCCTCGAAGCGGGCTTCCTCGGCATCATGCTATTCGGCTGGAACAAGGTCGGCCCGAAGGCGCACTTCGGCGCGACGCTGATGGTCGCCATCGGCACGCTCATCTCGACGTTCTGGATTCTCGCCTCCAACAGCTGGATGCAGACGCCGCAAGGCTTTCGCATCGAAGGCGATCACGTGGTGCCGGTCGACTGGTTCGCGATCATCTTCAATCCGTCGTTCCCGTATCGGCTCGCGCACATGGCGATTGCCGCGTTCATCGTGGCAGCGCTCGTCGTCGCGGCAACGGGCGCATGGCATCTGCTGAAGGGCCGGCGCGATCCGGCGATCAAAAAGACGTTCTCGATGGCGCTGTGGCTGCTGCTCGCGCTGACGCCGATTCAGGCGTTCGTCGGCGATGCGCACGGCCTCAACACGCGCGAATACCAGCCGGCGAAGATCGCGGCGATAGAAGGCATTTGGGACACGGAAAAAGGCGGCACCGCGCTGAACGTGTTCGGCATTCCGGACATGCAAGCCGAGACCACCAAATACGCGGTTCAGATTCCTCATCTCGGCAGCCTGATCCTCACGCATAGCTGGGACGGCGAAATCCGCGGCCTGAAGTCTTTTCCGAAGGACCAGCGGCCCAATTCGACGATCGTATTCTGGAGCTTTCGCGTGATGGCGGGCCTCGGCGTGCTGATGATCCTGATGTCGGTGGCCGGTTGGCTGCTGCATCGCAAGCGCAAGTTGTTCGACGCGCGCTGGTTTCATCGCTTCGCGCTCTTCATGGGCCCGACCGGCTTCATCACGCTGCTCGCGGGCTGGGTCACGACCGAAGCCGGCCGCCAGCCATGGGTGGTCTACGGTGTGATGCGCACAGCCGACGCCGTGTCGCCCGTCACGGCGCAGCAAGTCGGCGTGTCGCTGCTCGCGTTCGTGGTCGTGTACACCATCGTCTTCGGCACGGGCATCTATTACCTGCTGAAGCTGCTGCGCCACGGGCCCGCGCTACCCGGCGAGACGCCGCACACGCCGGGCTTCTCGGAAGGCACCGCGCGCCGCCCGCTTTCCTTGCCCAGTCAGTCCATAGAAGGAGCATGA
- a CDS encoding TerC family protein: MDYITALVSDPAAWAALATLVVMEVVLGIDNLIFISILTNKLPAEHRARTQRIGIGLALVMRLGLLGTVALIVRLTAPIFEAFGHGFSWRDLILIAGGVFLVWKATSEIHHHVTHEAEDHAGASSGPRLTPLSAIGQILLLDLVFSIDSIVTAVGMTEHIPIMFVAVIAAVSVMLFAAGPLSRFIERNPTIVMLALGFLLVIGMTLIAEGFGTHVPKGYIYAAMAFSALVEGLNMLARRASSKRRVAMRGEQKPH; this comes from the coding sequence ATGGACTACATCACCGCCCTCGTCTCCGATCCTGCCGCGTGGGCCGCTCTCGCGACGCTCGTCGTCATGGAAGTCGTGCTCGGCATCGACAACCTGATCTTCATCTCGATCCTGACGAACAAGCTCCCGGCCGAGCACCGCGCGCGCACCCAGCGCATCGGCATCGGCCTCGCGCTCGTGATGCGGCTCGGATTGCTCGGCACCGTTGCGCTGATCGTGCGGCTCACCGCACCGATCTTCGAAGCGTTCGGTCACGGCTTTTCATGGCGCGATCTGATTCTGATTGCGGGCGGCGTGTTCCTCGTGTGGAAAGCCACGTCGGAGATTCACCATCACGTGACGCACGAAGCGGAAGATCACGCCGGTGCCTCGTCCGGCCCGCGTCTCACGCCGCTGTCCGCAATCGGCCAGATACTGCTGCTCGACCTCGTCTTTTCCATCGACAGCATCGTGACGGCGGTCGGCATGACGGAGCACATTCCGATCATGTTCGTCGCGGTCATCGCCGCGGTCTCCGTCATGCTGTTCGCGGCCGGCCCGCTCTCGCGCTTCATCGAGCGCAATCCGACTATCGTGATGCTCGCGCTCGGCTTCCTGCTGGTGATCGGCATGACGCTGATCGCGGAAGGCTTCGGCACTCACGTACCGAAGGGCTACATCTATGCGGCGATGGCGTTCTCCGCGCTGGTGGAAGGTCTCAACATGCTGGCGCGCCGGGCCAGCAGTAAGCGCCGCGTTGCCATGCGCGGCGAGCAGAAGCCGCACTAG
- a CDS encoding DUF4186 domain-containing protein: MRDLDAVFDALAKSAFRRRFALGVREGRYLRERGVETVVGQAHDLIAKRLPPQAPLNDGKQTPFRGHPVFIAQHATATCCRTCLAKWHGIAAGKVLDDAERQHVVDAIERWLRAQPVPPADETKSNDNPQRELPF, from the coding sequence ATGCGCGATCTCGACGCCGTGTTCGATGCGCTCGCCAAATCGGCGTTTCGCCGGCGTTTCGCGCTCGGCGTGCGCGAAGGGCGGTATCTGCGCGAACGCGGCGTGGAGACGGTCGTCGGGCAGGCGCATGACTTGATCGCAAAGCGTCTCCCGCCGCAAGCGCCGCTGAACGACGGCAAGCAGACGCCGTTTCGCGGCCATCCCGTGTTCATCGCGCAGCATGCGACGGCGACGTGCTGCCGGACATGTCTCGCAAAATGGCACGGCATTGCGGCGGGGAAAGTATTGGACGATGCGGAGCGCCAGCACGTCGTCGATGCTATCGAACGATGGCTGCGCGCCCAGCCGGTGCCGCCCGCGGATGAAACGAAGAGCAACGACAACCCGCAACGCGAGTTGCCCTTCTGA